Proteins encoded by one window of Phycisphaerae bacterium:
- a CDS encoding OmpA family protein: protein MRSYWVWGVSAILLAMGNVGCYYDQWQASERDNRVLREDLGRAKQDLADAEQMLKQKDTTIASLNNQLSAKDQIIANLSAERDMLKNAFGKAQGLLDKNLASVPGVIINAQVLPKPLHEAIKRLAQEHPDILEYDEAKGAVRFKADLIFPLGSDELGSGVPVDVLKKFADIVREKAAGFDVIVVGHTCTTPIGKPETRAKHPTNWHLSAHRAIAVMSLLAGQGIEMTRMGVMGYGEYRPIADNGTADGKAKNRRVEIFLVSKEKVQSMSRNVSAVKDLGLAFLRADAGGRHGS, encoded by the coding sequence ATGAGATCCTACTGGGTATGGGGCGTGAGTGCGATCCTGTTGGCCATGGGCAACGTGGGCTGCTACTACGATCAGTGGCAGGCCTCCGAGCGCGACAACCGCGTGTTACGCGAGGACCTCGGCCGCGCCAAGCAGGATCTCGCCGACGCCGAGCAGATGCTCAAGCAGAAGGACACTACCATCGCGTCGCTCAACAATCAGCTCTCGGCCAAGGACCAGATCATCGCCAACCTCAGCGCCGAGCGCGATATGCTGAAGAACGCCTTTGGCAAGGCCCAGGGACTGCTCGATAAGAACCTGGCTAGCGTCCCCGGTGTCATCATCAACGCACAGGTCCTGCCCAAGCCTCTACATGAAGCGATCAAGAGACTGGCCCAGGAGCACCCCGACATCCTCGAGTATGACGAAGCCAAGGGCGCGGTGCGGTTCAAGGCCGATCTCATCTTCCCCCTCGGCAGCGATGAACTGGGCAGCGGTGTGCCCGTCGATGTACTGAAGAAGTTCGCAGACATCGTTCGAGAGAAGGCCGCCGGCTTTGACGTGATCGTTGTCGGTCACACCTGCACCACACCCATCGGCAAGCCCGAAACCCGGGCCAAGCATCCGACCAACTGGCATCTGTCAGCCCACCGTGCGATCGCGGTCATGAGTCTGCTGGCCGGTCAGGGCATCGAAATGACCCGCATGGGCGTGATGGGCTATGGCGAGTACCGCCCGATCGCGGACAACGGCACCGCCGATGGCAAAGCCAAGAATCGCCGGGTCGAGATCTTCCTGGTGTCGAAAGAGAAGGTCCAGTCGATGAGCAGGAACGTGTCTGCGG